CGAGCTGGTGCGCTCGGAAGCGGTATCCAGGCGCTGCAAGGCGCGCTCGACGGATGGAACATTTCCCGCGCCGTAATCCACGAGTGTCACCTTCATGTCAGAGCAACCCCTTCGTGCTGGGCAGCACACGGCGCAAGCGCCTGTCCCGGGACACCGCGAAGCGCAGCGCTCGCGCGAAGGCCTTGAACATGGCCTCGACCTGGTGGTGCGACGATCGTCCGTAGAGCGCGCGGAGATGGACGTTGGCCCGCGCCGCCTGTGCGAAGCCCTGGAAAAAATCCTCCACCAGTTCGGTTTGAAAATCTCCGACCCGTGCCGCAGCGATCCGGCCCTTGACCACGCAGTAGGGCCGCCCGCCGAGGTCCACCGCGGCCGCCGCGAGAGTTTCGTCCATAGGCATCAGGAAATAGCCGGCGCGCAGAATTCCGCGCTTGGTCCGCAACGCCTGTAGCACCGCTTCGCCAAGAGCAATACCCGTGTCTTCCACGGTATGGTGCTGGTCCACGGCCAGATCGCCTTCTACGCGCAGATCCAGATCGAAGGCACCGTGCCGTGCCACCAGATCCAGCATGTGGTCGAAGAAACCGATGCCGGTCTTGACTCTCGCTTTTCCGCGTCCATCCAGATCCAAGCGCAGATGGATGTCTGTCTCGTTCGTTTTGCGATGAATCGTAGCCGTTCGTGGCATGCTCACCTCAAATTGTTCCGGTACGCTCGCGCCACCGTCATTCCGAGCCGGCGTGGGCGGGCGGAAAATCATCCTTCACTTCTGCCGAAGCGCTCGCAAGAACCGCTGCATCTCTGCTTCCGTGCCAATCGTAATGCGCACAAACCCCGGCCCGATTTCTTTACTTCGCTCGCGCACCAGAATCCCCCGGCGCGCGAGCTTTTCGAATAATACCGGTCCGCCGGGCCCGAAATCCGCAAGCAAGAAATTTCCCGCGCTCGGATACGTCTTTACGCCCAAACGCTTCAATTCCGCGGCGAACCATGCGCGCCGGCGTTTGACTTCCCGCACGTGCCTGCGCATCACCACCTGGTCGCGCACTGCGGCATCCGCGGCAACGAGTGCCGCCAGATTGACGGGGTAGGGAGGCATGGCGCGCCGCAAGAGCGCGAGCGACTTGGCGCAGGCAATCACTGCGCCCAGGCGCAAGGCTGCAAGTCCCGCAGCCTTCGAAAATGTTCGCGCCACAAACAACTGCGGATACCTGCGTATCCACGGGATGAGCGTCAGGCCGGAAAAGTCCGCATAGGCTTCGTCGATCACCACGGCAGTATGCGTCGCCGCCTTCAGAATCGCCTGCAACTGTGCCTTCCGGAGCAGCGTGCCCGTGGGATTATTGGGATTGGCGAGGAACAGGACCCGCGGCCTTTTGCGCAACGCCAGAAGCGCGTCCGCGAGCGGAAACTCCATCTCGGCGTTGTAGCGCATGACGTCAATGCGCGCTGCAAAGATCTCCGCGTAGTAGCGGTACATCGGAAATGTCGGCTCGCAGATCAGAATGCGGCTCCCGGCATCCACGAAGGTGTCGAAGAAAACGCGCAGGGCATCGTCTCCGCCATTGGCCAGCAGCAGTTCTTGCGGGCGAACGCCGAAATAACGCGCCAGGCGCCGCGTGGGCGCTAGGTACTCGGGATACATGGCAAGCTGTTTCGCGCTCAGTTTCGCGAGGGCACGCAGCACCGCCGGAGCACAGCCCGCGGTGTTCTCGTTGAAATCCAGGCGCAGCTTGTTCCGCCGGCCCTCCGCGGGCGGCTCATAGGTGCGCCGTTCGAGGATGGCTCTGCGGACCGGCAACCGGACTTTCATCGCCGTACCTCCACGGCCTTCGCGTGCGCCAGCAATCCTTCGGCCTTCGCTAGGGTCCGGACATCCCCGGCCAGTCGGGCGAAGCCGCGCTGGCCGATGGATTGGACGCTGATGCATTTCACGAAATCGGCTGCGCAGAGGCCGCCGCGCATGCGCGCCCAGCCTCCGGTCGGCAGGACGTGGTTGCTGCCGCTCAGGTAGTCGCCCAGGGGCTGTGCGCCCCAGGGCCCCAGAAACACGGTTCCCGCCGCGCGGATCTTCTGCAGCAGCATTTGGGAATTGTCCGGGAGACTGAGGTGCTCCGGGGCAAAGCGGTTGACGAAATCGCATGCGGCGCCGAGCGAAGCGGCAAGCACGATGGCTCCCGTACGCCGCATGGACAGGTGTGCCGGATTGGCCGGCGGAAAACTCTTTAGTTGCGCCTCTGCTTCCGCAGCGACAGTCCGCGCGAGCTCCGCCGACGTGGTCACCAGATAGCTGCCCGCATCCGGCGCATGCTCCGCCTGGGCCAGCAGGTCCGCCGCAATCCAGCGTGGATTGCCCTTCGTCGCCAGGACGATGGCTTCCGTGGGTCCCGCCGGCAGATCGATCGCACAATCGCTGCTGACCAGCTGCTTTGCGGCGGTGACATAGCGGTTGCCGGGTCCAAAAATCTTGTCCACGCGCCGGATTTCGCGCGTTCCATAAGCCAGCGCCGCGATGGCCTGCGCGCCGCCAACCCTGGCTACCTCGGCGACACCGAGAAGCTTGGCCGCGGCCAGTAACTCCGCATTCGGTCGGGGGCAGACCACCACAATACGCGGCACTCCAGCTGCCAGCGCCGGAACTACGGTCATGACCAACGTCGAGACCAGGGCAAATCGCCCGCCGGGGATATAGCAGCCGATGGACTCGATGGGCCGGACCATCTGGCCGACCTTCACGCCCGGCTCGACGTCGAGCGTCCACGGCCGGGGCAACTGTTTCTCGGCAACCCGCCGCACATTTCTGACGGAATGACGCAACGCCTGCAGGAAGTCAGCGCTCACTTCGCGGGCCAGGGCCCGCATCTCGCGGCGCGCAATCCACACGCCCTCGCGCCGCAAATCCACTCCATCGAGTTTCTTGGCCCATGCCGCGAGAGCCACATCGCCGCGCTTGCGAACATCGGCAATAATCCGCGCGGCAATCCGCTCCGCCGCGGCGTCGCGCTGCTGGCGCGTCCGCAGAAACTGTTTCTCGAGCGCAGGGGTGAGTTTCAGGATGCGCATTACAGCACAATCTTGTTCAAGGGATACTCGACGATCCCCTGCGCGTTCGCGGCTTTGAGTTTGGGCAGAATCTGCCGCACCACCGCTTCCTCGATGATCGTGTTCACCGCCACCCACTCGGAATCGCTCAGCGGCGATATCGTGGGATTCTTCAGCGCCGGCAGCACGCCGAGCACGGCCGCCAGATCCTCGCGCCGCACGTTGAGCATCAGTCCCACCTTGCTGGCCGCAGCGATGGCCCCTTGCAGCATGAGGATCAGGTTTTCCGCCTTCTCGCGTTTCCAGGGATCCGCAGCCGCTGCGCGGTTCATGATGAAGACCGTCGCCGATTCGAGAATCGTATCGACGATGCGCAGGCGGTTGGCCCGCAGCGAGGATCCGGTCTCCGTCACTTCCACGATGGCGTCGGCGAGCTGCGGCACTTTCACTTCCGTTGCGCCCCAGGAGAATTCCACGCGGGCCTGCACGCCATGCCGCGCCAGATACTTTTCGGTGATTTGCACCACCTCCGTTGCGATGACTTTGCCTTCCAGATCTTTCGGCGAGCGAATGGGCGAATCCTCCGGCACCGCGAGCACCCAGCGCACCCGCGCCAGTCTCTGTTTGGCGTAGACCAGCTCGGCCAGCTCCTCGACGGCCGCTCCGGTTTCGACGACCCAGTCGTGCCCGGTGATGCCGGCGTCCAGAGCCCCGGTCTCGACGTAGCGCGCCATCTCCTGCGCGCGCACCAGCAAGCATTCGATCTCCAGGTCGTCAATCGCCGGCACATAGCTGCGCGAACTCAGCGTGACCTTCCAGCCTCCGCGCGTCAAAAGGTCGATCGTCGCTTCCTGCAGGCTGCCCTTGGGGATTCCCAGCTTCAGCCGGCTCATCGTTTGTTCTCCTGTCCATAAACTTTTTCCGGCGAAAAGGTCCGCTCAGAGCTCACCGTAACGCTTCCATCGCCGTCCATTTTGCGGAAAAAGCAGCTGCGGTAGCCTTCGTGGCAAACCCCGGGTCCGGCGGCTTCGACGCGCACGAGCAGCGCATCGGCGTCGCAATCCACGAGCAGCTCGCGTACTTTCAACACATGCCCGCTGGATTCGCCCTTCTTCCAGAGGCGGTTTCTGGAGCGGCTGAAGAACACGACCTCGCGGGTCCGCAGCGTCTCGGCCAGGGCCTCCGCGTTCATAAAACCGAGCATCAGCACGTCGCCCGTTCCATGATCCTGCACGATGGCCGAAACCAGACCGCCGCTCTTTTCAAATGCCATTTCCATGGTGCTTTCCCCCTTGAAACTATTGCCCAAAAACAAAAAACCCGCTGGGGCTTTTTGCGCCAGCGGGCCGATGAGTGCTTTGTTTAGCGAATCGCTATGCACACCTCATCGGGCGCGGCGTGTGGCCGTGATGATGATGATGCGCCCGGCGGTTGCGTGTGCTGAACATTGCGAAGGAAGAGAATAAAGAATCTCCGCGGGTCTGTCAATGCGAAGATTTCGAAAATTCAGCGTTGGCGCTGGATGCACCCGGAAGTTTGTGCGCGAGCAGGCATTCCGGGAAAGCGGTACGGAAACTCACATGGGCGGAGCTTCGATCTGAATGGGCTGGTTCCAATCCGAATAACTGGTAACCATGCCACCACTGCCCATGCTCACGGCCACCGGCAGATGCTGATTCGGCTCGATGCACACCGTATAGCGCAAACCGTTATTGCCATGCCGCTGCCCGGCGCTTCCGGGCAGCTTGAGATTCACCATCCACTGCTGGCAATTGCCGCTGCTGGTCCCGACGAAGGCTCCGCGGGCAATGTCTGCATTTTCCGACATTCTTGCCAGAAGGGTTACCTGTTCCCGGCCTTCATTCATCACCGCCCAGGGGGCGGGCTCGCCCGGGTTCTCTCCACAAGGGGACCATCCGCTTGGCGGGGTGTCCTGCACAGTCCAGGTGCCATCCTGCTGCTCAACGTACGCCTTGTTGGCGATGCGGACCGCATGGAAGGCGCGGTCGCCAATGGTGGTGGTGAAGCGCTCACGGTCCGGACAGGAAACCTCGATTAAGGTCTCGAGAGGATGGCCCGGATGCAGGCGCAATACGATCTTCATGCGGTAGCTCTTCGCATTTTTTTTGGCATCAAAGGAGCGCTGAATTTCTGTTTTGCCCGTTGTGAAGCTCGCTTTTACGCCGGCCAGCAGCTTCTGCGTGTAACCAGGCTCTGTAACGGCCACGCCGCTCAGTGTCGAAGGGCGTGTTGCAGAAGCGCGAATGAGCGCAATGGCTACGGCCATGAGCGCGATCACTCCGGTGGCTATTAAGATGACTTTCTTCATGGTTACCTTCCTTCGCTCGCGCCAGTCTCTTCAGTAGGACTCATTCTGATGATCCTCGCCATGGCAGCGCAGAGAACAGGAGCCGTGTCCGGGACTGGTTCGGGTGAACTGCAGCACCCCTTGGCTGTTGGGCGCGACAATGCTGCGGTCAAAATTTATCAGCATGGGCGCAGACGAAGCGTGGGGATCATGACACGTGGAACAAGCGGCGCGTTGTTCCACAACGTGCAGGCTATGTTTTCCGAAACTGCGGTCCGCTAGCACGCTGTTCTGAACCTCGTGGCACTTATCGCACAACGCGTAATTGGATAGCGTGTAGGTCACTCCGGAACCGTTGCTCCCCGGCGTGGCCGGCGGGGGTTCCATGGTGTCGCCGCGCTCCAGGATGTGCGGCAGATTGGACCCGTGCGGCCCGCTGGGGAGGTTGCCGGAAATACCCAGATTCCGCCCTGTGTCGCTGTTGTGGCAGTCGGTGCAGTAAATCTGGCTGCCACCGGAAAGCGGCCGGCTGGTGACCGGCGCGCCACTGGAATTCGTCACGTTTGTCCGCAGGCTCGGCACTTCGACCAGCGACAGATCGCGCGCCCGGGTCACCGGATGAAAGGAGGTGCTCAGCGTGAACTCGACGCGCGTGTTATAGGCGTTCAAGTTTCCGGCGTCGAATTGCCGCTGCGGATTGCGTCCGTAGCCGATGCCTGCCGTGCCGTAATCGAGAGCCTGCGGCTTATTGGCGCTATCGCCGTGGCACTTGAAGCAAATTTCATATTCGTTGACGGCTTGCGGCAGGAACGAATTGCCCGCGGACTGGCCTTTTACGCCGAGCAGAGCCCCACTCACCAAAGGAGGCTGTGCCGTGACGCTACTGGCGATGTGAGGGTTGTGGCAGTCCGTGCACTCCGCATGGCGAGGCAGTCCCACGCCGGTTTCCGGAAGCGGATGCGCCGCGGAATTGGGACTTTCGGCGGCATCATGCGAGGAAGGCGTTAGCAGCACCGGGTGCTTGTAGGTCTTGCCCAGAAACTCCGTTTTGATATTGCGGTCGGTCACCGTGCCGTCGTGGCACTGGAAGCAGACGTTTTCTTCCGTTTGTTTCATTAGGCGCTGCGAAACCTGAGGCGCGTGCGGGCGATGGCAGCTCTCGCACCCGTTATTCCTGACTCCCGTGTATCCGGTGTGCGCTCCCTGGTCTTGCGTGTAGCGAAGGTCTTCCACCGGATCGGGCGGCCGGCTGTGCACCGAACCATCCCAGCCAATTTTCTGGTGGCAGGTCAGGCACAGGCTGGAGGCCTGGTTGGACTTCACCAGGAACTTGCGCGTAATCGGATCGGCGTCTTCCCGATGCGGATCGTGGCAGCTCGTACATTGCAGTTTGCCGCTTCGATCGAGGCGGACGGGATCGGATGCCGGGGGGTTCAGAGTTTCCGGACCGGGTTGCGGCACAAAACTGAACGGATGGTCATTGCCAAAGGTCTGATCACCGGCAAGATTGGACGCGGAACTGGCCGGCAATGTGTAGCCGTTGCCCTGAACGAAAGCAATGGCTCCGTCATTGACCGTGTCACCCAGAGCAATGGTCCCATCATGGCAACTGAGGCAAAGCTTGGAAATGTCTTGCGGCTGGATGGCGGTAACCGTGGATTGCAGCGTGCTGCTGCTGTAGGTGGGAAAATCCTGCGTCGACAGCCGGTGATTCCACAGATAGTTACCCGGCGAGGCATTGTGGGGCGTGTGGCAGAAGACGCATGCGTCATCCGTGGACGAAGAACGGACCTGAGCAGAAGATCCCGCGCGAAAATCGTGCTTGCTGTTCAGGATGGCCGATTTGTTGCCGGTTTGAGCGTTGACCGCGGGCGCGATGCCCGCCAGCAACAAGAACGCGAAGTGTCTTGCGCCTCGCACTCAGCGGCCTCCCCCTCCGCCGGCCCTCGGGCGGAAGATCTCGACGCGGCCGTTCTGGCCATCGGCCACGTAGATTTTGCCTTCCTTGTCCAGGGCGATGCCGGTTGGCAGAAAGAACTCTCCCGGGGCGCTTCCGGTATTGCCGAAAGCAAAGAGCATCTGTCCGTCAGGGTCATAGGCCTGCACGCGGTCGTTTCTTCCTTCCACGACAAGAATGCGGCCCTGGCTGTCGACGACAATGCCCTTGGGCTTGTCGAACTCCCCGGAGTGGTCGCCCAATTGTCCGAATGCGGAGAGAAAGTTTCCGGAGGCATCCAGGTGCTGCACGCGGGAGTTGAGGGAGTCTACGATCCACAGAGTTCCGTCGGCGCCGATGGTTATGTGCGTCGGATAATTGAACTCTACCGGGCCCTTTCCTGGCTTGCCGAAGCGGTTCAGCACTTTGCCGTCAGCGTTGAGCACCACCACGCGCATGGACACGGTATCCACCACATATAGAATGTCCTGCTGGCGATCGATGGCCAGTCCCGTGCAGCGCTTGAAGATGCTCTCGTCGTTTCCCAGTCCGCCAAGCGTCCTCAGGAACTTGCCGTCCGGCCGGAAGACGAAGATGCGGGAGCGGCCGGAGTCGGTGACATAGATGCGGCCCTGGCTGTCGAGGGCGACGGCAATCGGAGAAAGGAAGGGGTCTGAAGCCGGTGGGTGAAGCTGTTTGTACTGGTGTCCGGCGCTGTCGAACATGTGCACGACCTGGCCCTTCGTGTCGGCCACCAGAACCCGGCCATTTGCATCTACCGCAATTCCATGGGGCAAAACCATGCGGCGGTGGTCGTCTTCCAGCCCCAGCACCTTTTTGAGGAAGCGTTTGAAACCTGACGGCCGGCCCTTCACGTCCGCGGGACTGCGCAGGGAGCCCAGGTAATCCACGGGCCCTAAGGAGACCGGCGCGGTGGGTGTGGGTGGCGTGGTGGAAGAAGAGGCGGTGACGGCGATGGCCAGCACGAGCGCGCCCGCAACGGCAATTATGATTGGCAGCGCGACCTTTGTCTTGCGGTTCATGATGGCTACCGCTTTCCCCTTTCCCATTCAGAAAATCCTGAAATCCCTGCCAATTCGCAGGTACCACATCGCCAAACGATTGCCCGTCAGGCCTGTAATCACGATCACGTTGTTTATATTACGGGAGTAGCCCCCTTCCAGCGAAAACCGGCCGAGACGGTAGCGCGCACTGGCCTGCAGATAGTTGTAGGTCTGGTCTGAAGCAACCAATTGTGTATCTTCCTTGCGCCACGAGAATAAGACGTCCAGTCGGCGCTCCGGCCTTCCGATAATACTCAGGCCTTGGCTATGGGTAGTGCGGTCGAGCAGCGGAGTAGCCAGCAGCTGACTGATGGGCAGCGGAATCACCAGGAACTGGCGGTCGATCAGACCAAGTGGGAAGAGGGCGCCAGCGCCGTCCATGAAAGAGCTGGTGAAAGCGAGTGAGAACAGGCGCTGGTCGGCTTGGATGGAATACGTGGTGCTCTTGCTGCGGGTGTTCCCGCTGACGTTCAGCAAATCCACCTGGGAGTATTCCGCACCGCCCCGCAGCCGGAAGTATTTTACGATGTGGGTCTCCGCTTCCACTCCCACACGCTTTTCAGCGGTGAACCCGCCGATCTGCTCCACCAGATTGAGCCGGGTATCCTGAGCGGACCCCGTGAGGCGCACGGAGCGCACGTTGCCCCAGCCGATACGTCCAAGGAAGCTATTCGACCAGGAGTTTGGCGAACGAGCCAGTGTCGTGCCCGCCAGCTGAAAGCGGCCGGTGTAGGCTCCCATCAGGTCAAAATGGTGCCAGCGGCGCTCCGCGGAGACGGTGGAGGCGGTTTCCGTGAAGGAGGTCCGGCTCTCGAGCACTCCGGTGACAGGAGTTGAGCGTATGGTTCGGACTTCTTGCGTCAAGCGCAGCCCTTCGAATAGACGGTAACCCACCCGCCCGCTGACCGCGTGCGAGACGCTGGAAACAAGGGAGAGCACCTGGATGGGACCTCCTCCGGGGACCACCACGTTGCCGAACCCCGCGCCCTCGAAGTCCACCTGAGTAAACGCATAGCCAGCATCCAGCGATACCCGCGGACTGAGCTGCACGTTAAAGGTCACGTTGTTGGTGAACTCACTGTTGTCGCTTGTACCGTCACCCCCAAGATGGTCATGCCGCCACACCTCGCGGTTATCGAACAGCAGGCGCGCCTTGTTGTCCCAGAAAGTGCGATTGAGATTGAAGCCTGCAGCGCGAGTGGAATTATCAAATAGACTATCCTGGCTGATCTGGGAGACACCGGCCGAATTGCCCTCGCCAACGGAAAAATTCCCCGCCCAGTGCCAGTCCTTCCAGAAGTCGGAAATGCCCAGGTTGAAGGCCTTCTCATCGTAAGTGCGGTCGGCGAACGACGTGGGCACATGCACCGCGCTGCCGTATTCCTGGAACGATGCGGTGATCCGGGGCAGGCTGGGGAACAGCATGTCCCACTGTACGTCGAGCCGGGAATTGTCATCGGTCTGATCCAGACCGAGCCCGCTGACCCCGTGGTTGTTCTTTGTGTAACTCGCCCGCAGCGGCACGTGGCTTTTGGGCAGAAAAACTCCGCCCAGGGCCAGGTTGATGCCTCCGGTGCTCAGGTCTC
This DNA window, taken from Terriglobia bacterium, encodes the following:
- the hisG gene encoding ATP phosphoribosyltransferase produces the protein MSRLKLGIPKGSLQEATIDLLTRGGWKVTLSSRSYVPAIDDLEIECLLVRAQEMARYVETGALDAGITGHDWVVETGAAVEELAELVYAKQRLARVRWVLAVPEDSPIRSPKDLEGKVIATEVVQITEKYLARHGVQARVEFSWGATEVKVPQLADAIVEVTETGSSLRANRLRIVDTILESATVFIMNRAAAADPWKREKAENLILMLQGAIAAASKVGLMLNVRREDLAAVLGVLPALKNPTISPLSDSEWVAVNTIIEEAVVRQILPKLKAANAQGIVEYPLNKIVL
- a CDS encoding 6-bladed beta-propeller, encoding MGKGKAVAIMNRKTKVALPIIIAVAGALVLAIAVTASSSTTPPTPTAPVSLGPVDYLGSLRSPADVKGRPSGFKRFLKKVLGLEDDHRRMVLPHGIAVDANGRVLVADTKGQVVHMFDSAGHQYKQLHPPASDPFLSPIAVALDSQGRIYVTDSGRSRIFVFRPDGKFLRTLGGLGNDESIFKRCTGLAIDRQQDILYVVDTVSMRVVVLNADGKVLNRFGKPGKGPVEFNYPTHITIGADGTLWIVDSLNSRVQHLDASGNFLSAFGQLGDHSGEFDKPKGIVVDSQGRILVVEGRNDRVQAYDPDGQMLFAFGNTGSAPGEFFLPTGIALDKEGKIYVADGQNGRVEIFRPRAGGGGGR
- the hisC gene encoding histidinol-phosphate transaminase, whose product is MKVRLPVRRAILERRTYEPPAEGRRNKLRLDFNENTAGCAPAVLRALAKLSAKQLAMYPEYLAPTRRLARYFGVRPQELLLANGGDDALRVFFDTFVDAGSRILICEPTFPMYRYYAEIFAARIDVMRYNAEMEFPLADALLALRKRPRVLFLANPNNPTGTLLRKAQLQAILKAATHTAVVIDEAYADFSGLTLIPWIRRYPQLFVARTFSKAAGLAALRLGAVIACAKSLALLRRAMPPYPVNLAALVAADAAVRDQVVMRRHVREVKRRRAWFAAELKRLGVKTYPSAGNFLLADFGPGGPVLFEKLARRGILVRERSKEIGPGFVRITIGTEAEMQRFLRALRQK
- the hisI gene encoding phosphoribosyl-AMP cyclohydrolase, whose protein sequence is MEMAFEKSGGLVSAIVQDHGTGDVLMLGFMNAEALAETLRTREVVFFSRSRNRLWKKGESSGHVLKVRELLVDCDADALLVRVEAAGPGVCHEGYRSCFFRKMDGDGSVTVSSERTFSPEKVYGQENKR
- the hisB gene encoding imidazoleglycerol-phosphate dehydratase HisB, with protein sequence MPRTATIHRKTNETDIHLRLDLDGRGKARVKTGIGFFDHMLDLVARHGAFDLDLRVEGDLAVDQHHTVEDTGIALGEAVLQALRTKRGILRAGYFLMPMDETLAAAAVDLGGRPYCVVKGRIAAARVGDFQTELVEDFFQGFAQAARANVHLRALYGRSSHHQVEAMFKAFARALRFAVSRDRRLRRVLPSTKGLL
- the hisD gene encoding histidinol dehydrogenase, whose amino-acid sequence is MRILKLTPALEKQFLRTRQQRDAAAERIAARIIADVRKRGDVALAAWAKKLDGVDLRREGVWIARREMRALAREVSADFLQALRHSVRNVRRVAEKQLPRPWTLDVEPGVKVGQMVRPIESIGCYIPGGRFALVSTLVMTVVPALAAGVPRIVVVCPRPNAELLAAAKLLGVAEVARVGGAQAIAALAYGTREIRRVDKIFGPGNRYVTAAKQLVSSDCAIDLPAGPTEAIVLATKGNPRWIAADLLAQAEHAPDAGSYLVTTSAELARTVAAEAEAQLKSFPPANPAHLSMRRTGAIVLAASLGAACDFVNRFAPEHLSLPDNSQMLLQKIRAAGTVFLGPWGAQPLGDYLSGSNHVLPTGGWARMRGGLCAADFVKCISVQSIGQRGFARLAGDVRTLAKAEGLLAHAKAVEVRR